TCTACATCCTCAAGGTCTTCGATCTAATCTACGTCCTCTCCGGCGGAGAGTCAGTTCCAATGTACCTGTTCGTGCTTGCGTACATGGTCTACTACGAGATATTCTACAACTTCCGGTGGGGATATGCAGCGGCCATAGCAACCCTGCTAACCGTTTCGGTGTTCGTGTTCTCCCTAGGAATGCTGAAAAAGATGATAGGCGAAAGGGGTGTTGAGAGTGGTTAAAGTTAGCACCAAGTACAAGATTTCGATAAACTTGGTGGCGTGGATAATAGGAGTGGTACTCTTCATTCCACTCCTGGCCCTTGTCATGACCTCAGTAAGACCCTTTGCTGAGATAGTCAACGGGTGGTGGAACCTTCACAACGCCCACTTCACGCTCATAAATTACAGGCAGGTCTGGGATGCGGGTTTCTGGAGGTATATCCTCAACTCTCTCCTCATAGCGACCTTCGCAACTATCCTGCCAATTCTCATAGCGGGCATGGCTGCCTACGGATTCACTTCTTTCAGCTTTCCCATAAAGACGCTCCTCTTCCTGACGCTCGTTGCAATTCAGGTTGTGCCACAGCAGGCGGTTATAGTCCCCCTCCTCAAGCTCTTCAGGGACCTGCACATGTACAACCAGTACTACGGTATAATCCTTGTCCACTCAACGTTTGCACTTCCTTGGACAATCTTCTTCCTGCGGAACTTCTTTAAGGCTATTCCAAAGGATTACGAGGAAGCTGCAAAGATAGACGGTCTGAGCGACGTGGGGATATACTTCAGGATAATACTCCCCATAGCCCTCCCCGCGGTTATAAGCGTGGCCGTCGTCCAGTTCATCTTCGTCTGGCAGGACCTGTTCTTTGCACTAACACTGCTCCGCCCCGATAAATGGCCGGTCTCAGCGGGGGTTACAACCTTCATAAGTCGCTACAACCCCAACTGGGGACAGCTAACAGCCGCAGGAACCCTCTCGATAGTAGTCCCGATACTCGTCTACGTGCTGCTCCAGAAGTATTACATGAGGGGTGTCGCGGGAGGAATCAAGGGCTGAGCCCTTCAAATATTTTTGGAGGGATGGAAGTTGGAATTCACCTTGGGTGTCAACTACTGGCCGAGAAGGAAGGCCATGTTCTGGTGGAGGGACTTCAGCGAGGAAGAAGTTCTGGAGGAGTTCACACAAATACGAGATCTTGGACTTAAACTCATCAGGATTTTCCTCCTCTGGGAGGACTTTCAGCCCCACCCGGATGTCATAAACGATGCAGTCCTCTCTAACCTGGGTACGGTACTGGACTTAGCCCGTGAGCTGGACCTTCTGGTCATTCCAACGTTCTTTATCGGGCACATGAGCGGATTAAACTGGCTTCCAAAATGGCTCCTTTCAAAAAGGCCTCATGAGAGGTTCCTGACATTTTCGGATGGTAGGATTGTGGATGTGGGAGCCGTAAACATATATGAGGATCCCAAGGCACTCGAAGCCGAGGAGTTGCTCTTACAGACCGT
The DNA window shown above is from Thermococcus sp. and carries:
- a CDS encoding carbohydrate ABC transporter permease; protein product: MVKVSTKYKISINLVAWIIGVVLFIPLLALVMTSVRPFAEIVNGWWNLHNAHFTLINYRQVWDAGFWRYILNSLLIATFATILPILIAGMAAYGFTSFSFPIKTLLFLTLVAIQVVPQQAVIVPLLKLFRDLHMYNQYYGIILVHSTFALPWTIFFLRNFFKAIPKDYEEAAKIDGLSDVGIYFRIILPIALPAVISVAVVQFIFVWQDLFFALTLLRPDKWPVSAGVTTFISRYNPNWGQLTAAGTLSIVVPILVYVLLQKYYMRGVAGGIKG